A genomic stretch from Telmatocola sphagniphila includes:
- a CDS encoding glycine--tRNA ligase yields the protein MDMEKLVALCRRRGFIFQSSEIYGGINGFWDYGPLGCELKKNIKDAWWQDMVRNPPPGPDGQEITMVGLDCAQIMNPKVWEASGHVGGFSDPMVDCKACRGRFRADHLLSFTIIFPNGEKTLISGLGSPQQILELNAKKLERWQKANGVIDVWPKPIAFGDLNEEGRMKFRCPTCDEEGMLTEPRAFNLMFESHAGAIKDDANKVYLRPETAQGMFVNFKNVLDSSRVKLPFGMAQIGKAFRNEINPRNYTFRSREFEQMEIEFFCHPSESMKWYEYWRDLRKKWYSTLGIKSGNLKPREQGKEELAHYSIGTTDIEYMFPFSEEPQELEGVAHRGAFDLNAHMKHSGKDLSYFDEEAWSKDAAGRKTNSFKEWLKGNPAAEEIEKYQYVPHVIEPSAGADRFTLAVLCEAYTEDKQPDSKGNLEERLVMKFHPRLAPVKAAILPLVKKDGMPEKAEKLYRELKQCFKVEYDDSGAVGRRYRRQDEIGTPFCITIDGETLQNDSVTIRDRDTLQQRRIPITEVEAEIRKALRSVS from the coding sequence ATGGACATGGAGAAACTGGTCGCCCTTTGCCGTCGGCGGGGATTCATCTTTCAATCCAGCGAAATCTACGGCGGGATCAACGGCTTCTGGGATTATGGTCCGCTGGGCTGCGAACTGAAGAAGAATATTAAGGACGCCTGGTGGCAGGACATGGTCCGCAACCCGCCGCCGGGCCCGGACGGCCAGGAAATTACGATGGTGGGTCTGGATTGCGCTCAAATTATGAACCCTAAAGTGTGGGAGGCTTCTGGGCATGTCGGCGGGTTTTCCGATCCCATGGTTGATTGCAAAGCTTGCCGAGGAAGATTTAGAGCAGATCATCTTTTATCATTCACAATTATTTTCCCAAATGGGGAAAAAACTTTAATCTCGGGACTTGGGAGTCCTCAACAAATCCTTGAATTAAATGCAAAAAAGCTTGAGAGATGGCAGAAGGCAAATGGAGTTATCGATGTTTGGCCTAAGCCCATAGCATTCGGCGATTTAAACGAAGAGGGAAGAATGAAATTCCGTTGTCCAACTTGTGATGAAGAAGGCATGCTCACCGAGCCCCGCGCATTCAATTTGATGTTTGAGAGTCATGCTGGTGCGATCAAGGACGACGCTAACAAAGTTTACCTTCGTCCCGAAACTGCCCAAGGGATGTTCGTAAATTTCAAGAACGTCCTCGATAGTTCCCGAGTGAAATTGCCGTTCGGTATGGCTCAAATTGGAAAAGCTTTCCGGAATGAAATCAACCCGCGAAACTACACGTTTCGTTCCCGCGAATTCGAGCAGATGGAGATCGAGTTCTTCTGCCATCCTTCCGAATCGATGAAATGGTACGAGTACTGGCGGGATCTGCGAAAGAAGTGGTATTCCACGCTTGGCATTAAATCCGGCAACCTCAAACCCCGGGAGCAGGGTAAAGAGGAGTTAGCCCATTATTCGATTGGGACTACCGACATCGAATATATGTTCCCCTTCAGTGAGGAACCTCAAGAGTTGGAAGGGGTAGCGCACCGAGGAGCATTCGACCTCAATGCTCACATGAAGCATAGCGGCAAGGATCTCTCTTACTTCGATGAAGAAGCATGGAGCAAGGATGCGGCCGGTCGGAAAACCAACAGCTTCAAGGAATGGCTGAAGGGCAATCCCGCCGCAGAAGAGATTGAAAAATACCAGTATGTCCCACACGTCATCGAGCCGAGTGCCGGCGCGGATCGATTCACGCTTGCGGTGCTTTGCGAAGCCTACACCGAAGATAAGCAACCGGACTCTAAGGGCAACTTGGAAGAGCGTCTGGTAATGAAATTCCATCCCCGGCTGGCTCCGGTCAAGGCCGCGATTCTGCCGTTGGTTAAGAAGGATGGCATGCCGGAGAAAGCCGAGAAACTCTATCGCGAACTCAAGCAGTGCTTTAAAGTCGAGTACGACGATTCCGGAGCAGTGGGCCGCCGTTATCGCCGTCAGGATGAGATTGGCACGCCGTTCTGTATCACCATCGATGGAGAAACTCTGCAGAATGACTCGGTGACTATCCGAGACCGGGATACGCTTCAACAGCGGAGAATTCCGATCACCGAAGTAGAAGCCGAAATTCGCAAAGCTCTGAGAAGCGTAAGTT
- a CDS encoding glycosyltransferase family 2 protein, giving the protein MDGISILLPVYNQSNHLTKAVSIWQETVEKLKRPYEIIVINDGSSDSTRDTLSTMQANPKYSNLQIFHHETRRGYGASLRTALPNVQKELILLTSLRYPYQPEELRKLLDALKQKNELTGQQVAVVNGCRLDLPYVGGAAFRGEILRYGTRIFFGHLPEKPQGLCSQYSWSRWWRLRLQFGLKFHDTFSEFKIIRREVLERMELQSDSEFLLAEILAKATFLGFLMDEVPIAQNQSPMPWGAEPELPELFRKDRSEVFRKQKFKQKLRSEDPPCDPMLPTVLADPAPTP; this is encoded by the coding sequence ATGGATGGCATCTCAATCCTACTTCCCGTTTACAATCAATCCAACCATTTGACAAAAGCTGTTTCGATCTGGCAGGAAACAGTTGAAAAATTGAAACGACCCTACGAAATTATCGTCATCAATGATGGAAGCAGCGATTCGACCCGGGATACTCTAAGCACCATGCAGGCGAACCCGAAGTATTCTAATTTACAGATCTTTCATCATGAGACCCGCCGGGGCTACGGGGCGAGTCTTCGCACGGCCCTACCGAACGTTCAGAAAGAACTGATCCTGCTGACCTCCCTGCGTTATCCTTACCAGCCCGAAGAACTTCGCAAGCTGCTCGACGCCCTCAAACAAAAAAATGAACTGACTGGCCAGCAGGTTGCTGTTGTCAACGGTTGTCGGCTGGATCTCCCTTACGTAGGCGGTGCGGCCTTTCGTGGCGAGATTTTGCGGTACGGAACTCGGATTTTTTTCGGCCATCTTCCGGAGAAGCCGCAGGGCTTGTGTTCCCAATACTCCTGGAGTCGCTGGTGGCGGTTGCGCCTGCAGTTTGGTTTGAAATTCCACGATACCTTCAGTGAATTTAAAATTATTCGACGGGAAGTTCTGGAAAGAATGGAATTGCAGTCCGATTCCGAATTCCTCCTGGCGGAGATCCTGGCAAAGGCGACTTTCCTGGGATTTCTCATGGATGAGGTGCCCATCGCTCAGAACCAAAGTCCGATGCCTTGGGGAGCGGAACCGGAACTGCCGGAACTGTTCAGAAAAGATCGAAGTGAGGTCTTTCGTAAGCAGAAATTCAAGCAAAAATTGAGATCCGAAGATCCGCCGTGCGATCCTATGCTTCCCACTGTCCTAGCGGATCCCGCCCCTACACCATGA
- a CDS encoding ABC transporter ATP-binding protein produces the protein MRNFLRTLKYSWKYRARLIISVLCAIAAAALWGSNFTAIYPVLKILGSRQNLHQWVDQKLKTLQDEASRDSENIQKIRDYLEEDVKKGKYQWADPGLRKHEELYLSGKIAQIESRMDSTASRIYRYQQLKVYVIKHLPQDLFLTLAAILGLVVLAVAIKGFFEFWQEWLVGSVMNKTLYDLRNDFFRKTIQQDLRQIQESGSADLMTRFTNDTEQIGVGVKILYGKVIAEPLRALSCVVIAAMISWQLTVLFLIMTPVSLVLMAKTSRMMKKATRRVLDRMSSIYKILQETFQGLRVVKAFTMESYERRRFSEATRDYADRSMRVITIDALAGPLIEILGITAVSCALLAGAYLVLNEKTHLVIAGMSFRMSQSPIEIETLLNLFALLVGMADPIRKLSSVYTKIQNASAASDRVFQFMDKAPEVKPNASGPQLERHSKSIVFKDVCFSYHDGYPVLTNISLKVAAGETIALVGSNGCGKSTLLNLLPRFYDPNHGSILIDEIDLREANLRSLRKQIGIVTQDTILFDDTIFNNILYGNRQATKEEVIEASKKAFAHEFILKLSGGYETLAGEAGKSLSGGQKQRIALARAILRNPSILILDEHTSQCDPVSENLIHDVLKDFKKGRTVFIITHKMHAVEIADRIVVLDKGRIEAIGTHEQLIESSYTYQRLVDAHAVRRAA, from the coding sequence ATGCGGAACTTTCTTCGCACACTGAAGTATTCCTGGAAATATCGTGCCAGGCTGATTATCTCCGTACTCTGCGCCATAGCAGCGGCGGCTCTGTGGGGTTCGAATTTCACAGCAATCTATCCCGTTTTGAAAATTCTAGGTAGCCGCCAAAACCTGCACCAGTGGGTCGACCAGAAGCTGAAAACCCTACAGGACGAGGCTTCTCGGGATTCGGAAAATATTCAAAAAATTCGAGATTATCTCGAGGAAGATGTCAAAAAGGGAAAATACCAGTGGGCGGATCCGGGGCTTCGAAAACATGAAGAGCTTTACCTGAGTGGTAAGATCGCTCAGATCGAATCCCGCATGGATAGCACCGCCTCCCGGATCTATCGCTATCAGCAATTGAAAGTCTACGTCATCAAGCACTTGCCGCAGGACTTATTTCTGACGTTGGCGGCCATTCTTGGCCTGGTAGTGTTGGCGGTGGCCATCAAAGGATTCTTTGAATTCTGGCAGGAATGGCTTGTCGGAAGTGTCATGAATAAAACACTTTACGACCTGCGTAACGACTTTTTCCGCAAAACAATTCAACAGGATTTGAGGCAAATCCAGGAATCGGGCTCCGCCGATCTGATGACCCGATTTACCAACGATACCGAGCAGATCGGCGTCGGCGTGAAGATTCTCTATGGCAAGGTTATAGCTGAGCCATTACGAGCACTTTCCTGCGTTGTGATTGCCGCCATGATTAGTTGGCAGTTGACGGTGTTATTCCTGATAATGACGCCGGTCTCGTTGGTGTTGATGGCCAAAACCAGCCGGATGATGAAGAAGGCGACCCGTCGGGTTTTGGATCGTATGTCCAGTATTTACAAGATCTTGCAGGAAACCTTCCAGGGGCTGCGCGTCGTCAAAGCCTTTACGATGGAATCCTACGAACGCCGTCGGTTCAGCGAGGCGACCCGGGACTATGCAGATCGGTCGATGCGGGTGATTACTATCGATGCCTTGGCGGGTCCTTTGATCGAAATTCTCGGGATCACGGCCGTGAGTTGCGCCCTCCTTGCGGGAGCTTATCTGGTTCTCAACGAAAAGACTCATCTGGTCATCGCCGGGATGAGTTTTCGAATGAGTCAGAGTCCTATCGAAATTGAGACTTTACTGAACCTTTTTGCGCTTTTGGTCGGTATGGCCGATCCGATTCGCAAACTTTCCAGTGTTTATACCAAGATTCAAAACGCCTCCGCGGCTTCGGATCGCGTATTCCAATTCATGGACAAGGCTCCCGAAGTGAAACCGAATGCCTCCGGGCCGCAACTGGAACGCCATTCGAAATCGATAGTCTTCAAGGACGTTTGCTTCTCATACCACGACGGCTATCCTGTTCTCACCAACATTTCCTTGAAGGTGGCCGCCGGCGAGACCATTGCTCTGGTAGGCTCCAATGGCTGTGGAAAATCGACACTATTGAATTTGTTGCCGAGATTTTACGATCCGAATCATGGATCGATTTTGATCGATGAAATCGATCTTCGGGAAGCGAATCTTCGCAGTCTGCGCAAACAGATTGGAATTGTGACGCAGGATACCATCCTGTTCGACGACACGATTTTCAACAACATTCTTTACGGGAACCGACAGGCGACCAAGGAAGAGGTGATCGAAGCTTCCAAAAAGGCCTTCGCACATGAGTTCATTCTTAAACTCTCCGGCGGCTATGAAACGTTAGCCGGCGAAGCTGGGAAAAGCCTCTCGGGTGGTCAGAAACAGCGTATCGCACTGGCGCGAGCCATCTTACGGAATCCTTCGATTCTGATTCTGGACGAGCACACAAGCCAATGCGACCCAGTATCTGAAAATCTGATTCACGATGTCCTGAAGGATTTCAAAAAGGGGCGGACCGTCTTCATCATTACACACAAGATGCATGCCGTCGAGATTGCCGATCGTATCGTCGTCCTGGATAAAGGTCGCATTGAAGCGATTGGAACTCACGAACAGTTGATCGAGAGTTCCTACACTTATCAGCGATTGGTGGATGCGCATGCTGTTCGCCGGGCTGCCTAG
- a CDS encoding ArnT family glycosyltransferase, protein MRMLFAGLPSRENSPARIICEIAILLPLCLIIYATDLNGSDLWASHEARAAMDAQSLLESQDYLLPQLFDGSLELQKPPGYYWLVAGLATLRGHDVDEIDVRLPAALSATFTVLLVHVFVRRLLPRRPAFGIAIILMTSIHWIALARTGRIDMVLTGVVTMALILGTWSPVSRVGMFAKSLLLLFSLASALFLKGLIGWLMILGAWSVLCIAKSRRWNSRFDLLCSPTLVATVLLGFGSLILVIPWFYLANRHTNGELFESLIVYHHFHRAFGGSELASHPVWFYIPRLAFDFLPWSPFLLVSVVAVLRRRELRINLQEQPGLGGLYWFSLVAFCVIFFGLSFSRFKRADYLLPAYPWLAIFTGVLWNAMQSRHSSSVQRMTQILFLLVSLGTTIGVRISQQRDALPYEIHAFSVAVRQEQPKPSPILLFRLEAHQLSWQLGKPLKTVIEWHDLRTLLGDNANFLIREEALAECQEELKEFRLKILLRSVDFLQSAGKAHRAYVFLKAEKSNAP, encoded by the coding sequence ATGCGCATGCTGTTCGCCGGGCTGCCTAGTCGAGAAAATTCGCCCGCTCGGATTATCTGTGAAATTGCGATTCTGCTTCCCCTCTGCCTGATTATTTATGCCACCGATTTGAATGGCTCGGATCTTTGGGCCAGCCACGAAGCCCGTGCGGCCATGGATGCCCAAAGTCTCCTCGAATCACAAGACTATTTGCTTCCTCAACTTTTTGATGGCTCTCTCGAATTGCAAAAACCGCCGGGATATTATTGGCTCGTGGCCGGTTTAGCGACTTTACGCGGTCACGATGTGGATGAGATAGACGTCCGCCTTCCCGCAGCTCTATCGGCGACATTCACCGTTCTGCTGGTTCACGTTTTCGTACGTCGATTACTGCCTCGACGACCCGCGTTTGGGATTGCCATTATCCTAATGACTTCCATTCACTGGATCGCCTTGGCACGCACCGGACGAATCGATATGGTTTTGACCGGTGTGGTGACAATGGCCTTGATTTTGGGAACCTGGTCTCCGGTTTCCAGAGTGGGGATGTTTGCGAAAAGCCTCCTGCTTCTGTTCAGCCTGGCTTCTGCTTTGTTCCTGAAAGGCTTGATCGGCTGGTTGATGATTCTAGGAGCCTGGAGCGTACTTTGCATTGCGAAGTCGCGTCGATGGAATTCGCGATTCGACTTGTTGTGTTCCCCTACCCTGGTCGCGACAGTTTTATTGGGTTTTGGTTCATTGATTCTCGTTATTCCATGGTTTTACCTGGCCAATCGGCACACGAATGGGGAGCTATTCGAATCGTTAATCGTCTATCACCATTTTCACCGAGCATTTGGCGGAAGCGAACTCGCGTCGCATCCCGTATGGTTTTATATTCCGCGCTTGGCTTTTGATTTTCTGCCCTGGTCGCCCTTTTTATTGGTGTCGGTAGTGGCTGTGCTTCGACGGCGAGAACTCCGGATTAATTTGCAGGAGCAGCCCGGCCTTGGTGGATTGTATTGGTTTAGCCTGGTCGCTTTCTGCGTGATTTTTTTCGGTCTATCGTTCTCCCGTTTCAAGAGGGCGGATTACCTGCTGCCGGCTTATCCCTGGCTAGCGATATTCACTGGCGTACTCTGGAACGCCATGCAGAGCCGGCACTCCTCAAGCGTTCAGAGGATGACGCAAATACTCTTTCTTCTTGTTTCTCTGGGAACGACGATTGGGGTGAGGATCAGCCAGCAGAGAGATGCGCTCCCCTATGAGATTCACGCTTTCTCGGTGGCTGTTCGACAGGAACAACCCAAACCCAGCCCAATCCTACTATTTCGACTGGAAGCTCATCAACTCTCCTGGCAACTGGGCAAACCGCTGAAAACCGTGATCGAATGGCACGATTTGAGAACTTTGCTCGGCGATAACGCGAACTTTCTCATTCGCGAAGAGGCCTTGGCGGAATGCCAGGAAGAGTTGAAGGAATTCAGACTGAAAATCTTGCTCCGAAGTGTCGATTTTCTGCAATCCGCTGGCAAAGCTCATCGTGCGTATGTATTTTTGAAAGCAGAGAAATCAAACGCACCTTGA
- a CDS encoding 6-bladed beta-propeller gives MRHYFSILILLIAGCSKNPAKPELVWGSFGVTDGHFTVPRAAAIDPQGRLFIVDMQAKIQEFDLDGNHLGVSWHTPDYRNGRPSGLGIDRDGNVIVCDSHYHCIRIYDATGKELRVIDGNGANFGYVSDALQDEDGNFYISEFGDLDRISKLNADGNLLKHWGKTGIEDGEFNRVRAMAFGPDKLIYVADSCNHRIQVFDREGKWIRTFGTLGSEPGEFNYPFDLAFDSKGKLIVLERGNHRVQKLTAEGISIATWGVPGRQPGELNDPWALAVDSKDRIHVIDTKNHRVQRFRFAE, from the coding sequence ATGAGACATTATTTTTCGATCCTGATTCTCCTGATAGCCGGGTGCTCCAAGAATCCCGCGAAACCGGAATTGGTCTGGGGTTCCTTTGGTGTGACCGATGGCCATTTCACCGTTCCTCGAGCGGCGGCGATCGATCCCCAGGGACGCCTATTCATCGTCGATATGCAAGCCAAGATTCAGGAATTTGATCTGGACGGCAACCATCTTGGCGTCAGCTGGCACACCCCCGATTACCGTAACGGCCGACCCAGCGGATTAGGAATTGATCGGGATGGGAATGTCATCGTTTGCGACTCGCATTATCATTGCATTCGCATCTACGATGCGACCGGTAAAGAGCTCAGAGTCATTGATGGAAACGGCGCGAATTTCGGCTACGTCAGCGATGCCCTGCAGGATGAAGACGGAAATTTCTACATCTCGGAATTTGGAGATTTGGATCGCATCTCCAAACTGAATGCGGATGGCAATCTGCTGAAACATTGGGGGAAAACTGGAATTGAGGATGGCGAGTTTAATCGCGTACGAGCCATGGCATTCGGACCAGATAAGCTCATTTACGTTGCGGATTCCTGCAATCACCGCATTCAGGTTTTTGATCGCGAAGGAAAATGGATAAGAACATTCGGCACACTGGGATCAGAACCTGGTGAGTTCAACTACCCATTCGATCTCGCGTTTGATTCCAAGGGCAAATTGATTGTTCTGGAGCGCGGCAACCATCGGGTGCAAAAGCTGACTGCTGAAGGGATATCTATTGCAACCTGGGGTGTCCCCGGACGCCAGCCCGGAGAACTCAACGACCCTTGGGCTCTAGCGGTGGATTCAAAAGATCGCATTCACGTAATCGATACTAAAAATCACCGCGTTCAGCGGTTTCGCTTCGCGGAGTAG